One window from the genome of Montipora foliosa isolate CH-2021 chromosome 5, ASM3666993v2, whole genome shotgun sequence encodes:
- the LOC138003350 gene encoding uncharacterized protein isoform X1, protein MQSDLLTLNPKKAVIISKYHSPGISYEQVCRYPLKRGAIVEILCEKSVPFVARVCFDVDPVFGKILWTEICVSVNFSAGLSSWLFYQWQKAVRQAEDHSCETFQLHLGRTCSVFIVKEKERNFSRHCKIHVQINIQRETCLCLEPDLSWSKRLLVVLVEFMQMQDAMAWLSTLGGAYSSMGEHIYRYSEKAGQISQQQLLVAMRLGNPILAAQCKVFAALSLIQQGKLKMASRIIREQYKLAGANGYAKDEKLIASCQAAWSRIQFLQKQKRAKNQLNVP, encoded by the exons ATGCAAAGCGATTTGTTGACTTTAAACCCGAAGAAAGCCGTAATAATTTCAAAATATCACAGCCCAGGTATATCTTATGAACAGGTTTGCAGGTATCCTTTGAAACGTGGGGCAATTGTGGAAATATTGTGCGAAAAATCTGTGCCTTTCGTAGCACGAGTTTGCTTCGATGTTGACCCGGTCTTTGGCAAAATTCTTTggactgaaatttgcgtttcagTGAATTTCTCTGCTGGGTTATCGTCATGGCTGTTTTATCAGTGGCAAAAAG CAGTTAGGCAGGCTGAGGATCACTCATGTGAAACCTTTCAGCTTCACCTTGGGAGGACATGCTCTGTATTCATTGtgaaggaaaaagaaagaaatttctCCAGACATTGCAAAATCCATGTTCAGATCAACATCCAGCGTGAAACATGCCTCTGTTTGGAGCCTGATCTTAGCTG GTCTAAGCGACTCCTTGTTGTTTTGGTGGAGTTCATGCAGATGCAGGATGCCATGGCATGGTTGTCAACTCTAGGTGGAGCTTATTCCTCTATGGGAGAACACATCTATAGATAT TCGGAAAAAGCTGGACAGATTTCACAACAGCAGTTACTGGTTGCCATGAGATTGGGCAATCCAATCCTTGCAGCTCAATGTAAAGTCTTTGCCGCCCTCAGTCTCATACAGCagggaaaattaaaaatggcCTCTAGAATAATAAG GGAACAGTATAAATTAGCAGGAGCAAATGGTTATGCCAAGGATGAAAAG CTGATAGCATCATGTCAAGCAGCTTGGAGTCGAATACAGTTCCTTCAGAAACAAAAAAGG GCAAAGAATCAATTAAATGTTCCCTGA
- the LOC138002844 gene encoding GRB2-related adapter protein-like isoform X3 — MCCLAVVYTLKKAKKKKIQTLKPLLPGGGDIQTKVDEDDDSDSGISQVYSPGIQSSFSLPDIAKTELATKLAAATPAHPAHIKARVLWKYDAVDPIDLRAEKGEILLLLYRVKSKVFAVNNKGKRGYIPFNYCTVLRKNDFSTSGVFSSDVERVNGERNFRPVRVYYHDDCLTQENSSLHRYNSHSLTNADSFLDLREQFCSSSLQRCRSDESLVGGTKYNSRTRNLSSSLEDLSDDNRTTSMVSQLIRWDRRAPETFRRRQKAQVTHFRKFENEAVVVVFDFRASDENDVDVRRGEVVTVLNRDDADWWWVLRSDGKEGFIPSSYVSIEAVRLSVESTPRSTDSTASGSSEGSINQVRFQEPLCTIHSYVIEDSDSDSECNAPRGMDKEYGDDFYLDSKWSTWC; from the exons ATGTGCTGCCTCGCTGTTG TGTACACCCtgaaaaaggcaaaaaagaaaaaaatccaaacACTGAAGCCACTCTTACCAGGAGGGGGCGATATACAAACGAAGGTTGATGAGGATGATGACAGCGACAGCGGCATCAGCCAAGTTTACAGTCCAGGGATTCAAAGTTCATTCTCACTCCCTGACATAGCAAAAACTGAACTGGCGACTAAACTTGCAGCAGCCACACCGGCGCACCCTGCTCATATCAAAGCAAGAGTGTTGTGGAAATATGATGCTGTAGATCCTATCGACTTGAGAGCCGAAAAGGGTGAAATACTCTTGCTTCTTTACAGAGTGAAAAGCAAAGTGTTTGCGGTGAACAACAAGGGAAAACGAGGATATATACCTTTTAATTACTGTACTGTGCTTCGCAAGAATGACTTTAGCACGAGCGGAGTGTTTTCTTCTGACGTTGAGCGTGTAAACGGAGAAAGAAACTTTAGGCCTGTTAGAGTTTATTATCACGACGATTGCTTAACGCAGGAAAACAGTTCTCTTCACAGGTATAACTCACATAGTTTGACTAACGCAGACAGCTTTTTAGATTTAAGAGAACAGTTTTGTTCCTCGTCCCTGCAGCGTTGTCGCAGCGATGAATCACTCGTTGGCGGCACCAAGTACAACTCGCGAACGCGTAATTTGTCGTCGTCGCTCGAGGACTTGTCTGATGACAACCGAACAACGTCGATGGTTTCCCAGCTTATTCGTTGGGATCGGAGAGCTCCGGAGACGTTTCGTCGGCGCCAGAAAGCTCAAGTGACGCACTTTCGTAAGTTTGAAAACGAAGCTGTCGTGGTCGTATTTGATTTTCGCGCATCCGACGAGAATGATGTTGATGTGAGACGAGGAGAGGTTGTTACTGTACTTAACAGAGATGACGCGGATTGGTGGTGGGTTCTACGATCTGATGGAAAAGAAGGATTTATTCCGAGTTCTTACGTGTCAATTGAAGCAGTTCGCTTATCAGTCG AGAGCACACCAAGAAGTACCGACAGCACTGCAAGCGGAAGCTCCGAAGGCAGTATAAACCAAGTTAGATTCCAAGAACCTCTTTGCACTATTCACAGTTACGTCATAGAAGATTCTGACTCAGACTCTGAATGTAACGCACCACGTGGCATGGATAAGGAGTATGGGGACGACTTTTATCTGGATTCAAAATGGAGTACGTGGTGTTAG
- the LOC138003350 gene encoding uncharacterized protein isoform X2 — protein MQSDLLTLNPKKAVIISKYHSPGISYEQVCRYPLKRGAIVEILCEKSVPFVARVCFDVDPVFGKILWTEICVSVNFSAGLSSWLFYQWQKVRQAEDHSCETFQLHLGRTCSVFIVKEKERNFSRHCKIHVQINIQRETCLCLEPDLSWSKRLLVVLVEFMQMQDAMAWLSTLGGAYSSMGEHIYRYSEKAGQISQQQLLVAMRLGNPILAAQCKVFAALSLIQQGKLKMASRIIREQYKLAGANGYAKDEKLIASCQAAWSRIQFLQKQKRAKNQLNVP, from the exons ATGCAAAGCGATTTGTTGACTTTAAACCCGAAGAAAGCCGTAATAATTTCAAAATATCACAGCCCAGGTATATCTTATGAACAGGTTTGCAGGTATCCTTTGAAACGTGGGGCAATTGTGGAAATATTGTGCGAAAAATCTGTGCCTTTCGTAGCACGAGTTTGCTTCGATGTTGACCCGGTCTTTGGCAAAATTCTTTggactgaaatttgcgtttcagTGAATTTCTCTGCTGGGTTATCGTCATGGCTGTTTTATCAGTGGCAAAAAG TTAGGCAGGCTGAGGATCACTCATGTGAAACCTTTCAGCTTCACCTTGGGAGGACATGCTCTGTATTCATTGtgaaggaaaaagaaagaaatttctCCAGACATTGCAAAATCCATGTTCAGATCAACATCCAGCGTGAAACATGCCTCTGTTTGGAGCCTGATCTTAGCTG GTCTAAGCGACTCCTTGTTGTTTTGGTGGAGTTCATGCAGATGCAGGATGCCATGGCATGGTTGTCAACTCTAGGTGGAGCTTATTCCTCTATGGGAGAACACATCTATAGATAT TCGGAAAAAGCTGGACAGATTTCACAACAGCAGTTACTGGTTGCCATGAGATTGGGCAATCCAATCCTTGCAGCTCAATGTAAAGTCTTTGCCGCCCTCAGTCTCATACAGCagggaaaattaaaaatggcCTCTAGAATAATAAG GGAACAGTATAAATTAGCAGGAGCAAATGGTTATGCCAAGGATGAAAAG CTGATAGCATCATGTCAAGCAGCTTGGAGTCGAATACAGTTCCTTCAGAAACAAAAAAGG GCAAAGAATCAATTAAATGTTCCCTGA
- the LOC138002844 gene encoding uncharacterized protein isoform X1: protein MAFFCPTIGGRKPAAAGKYKVYTLKKAKKKKIQTLKPLLPGGGDIQTKVDEDDDSDSGISQVYSPGIQSSFSLPDIAKTELATKLAAATPAHPAHIKARVLWKYDAVDPIDLRAEKGEILLLLYRVKSKVFAVNNKGKRGYIPFNYCTVLRKNDFSTSGVFSSDVERVNGERNFRPVRVYYHDDCLTQENSSLHRYNSHSLTNADSFLDLREQFCSSSLQRCRSDESLVGGTKYNSRTRNLSSSLEDLSDDNRTTSMVSQLIRWDRRAPETFRRRQKAQVTHFRKFENEAVVVVFDFRASDENDVDVRRGEVVTVLNRDDADWWWVLRSDGKEGFIPSSYVSIEAVRLSVESTPRSTDSTASGSSEGSINQVRFQEPLCTIHSYVIEDSDSDSECNAPRGMDKEYGDDFYLDSKWSTWC, encoded by the exons TGTACACCCtgaaaaaggcaaaaaagaaaaaaatccaaacACTGAAGCCACTCTTACCAGGAGGGGGCGATATACAAACGAAGGTTGATGAGGATGATGACAGCGACAGCGGCATCAGCCAAGTTTACAGTCCAGGGATTCAAAGTTCATTCTCACTCCCTGACATAGCAAAAACTGAACTGGCGACTAAACTTGCAGCAGCCACACCGGCGCACCCTGCTCATATCAAAGCAAGAGTGTTGTGGAAATATGATGCTGTAGATCCTATCGACTTGAGAGCCGAAAAGGGTGAAATACTCTTGCTTCTTTACAGAGTGAAAAGCAAAGTGTTTGCGGTGAACAACAAGGGAAAACGAGGATATATACCTTTTAATTACTGTACTGTGCTTCGCAAGAATGACTTTAGCACGAGCGGAGTGTTTTCTTCTGACGTTGAGCGTGTAAACGGAGAAAGAAACTTTAGGCCTGTTAGAGTTTATTATCACGACGATTGCTTAACGCAGGAAAACAGTTCTCTTCACAGGTATAACTCACATAGTTTGACTAACGCAGACAGCTTTTTAGATTTAAGAGAACAGTTTTGTTCCTCGTCCCTGCAGCGTTGTCGCAGCGATGAATCACTCGTTGGCGGCACCAAGTACAACTCGCGAACGCGTAATTTGTCGTCGTCGCTCGAGGACTTGTCTGATGACAACCGAACAACGTCGATGGTTTCCCAGCTTATTCGTTGGGATCGGAGAGCTCCGGAGACGTTTCGTCGGCGCCAGAAAGCTCAAGTGACGCACTTTCGTAAGTTTGAAAACGAAGCTGTCGTGGTCGTATTTGATTTTCGCGCATCCGACGAGAATGATGTTGATGTGAGACGAGGAGAGGTTGTTACTGTACTTAACAGAGATGACGCGGATTGGTGGTGGGTTCTACGATCTGATGGAAAAGAAGGATTTATTCCGAGTTCTTACGTGTCAATTGAAGCAGTTCGCTTATCAGTCG AGAGCACACCAAGAAGTACCGACAGCACTGCAAGCGGAAGCTCCGAAGGCAGTATAAACCAAGTTAGATTCCAAGAACCTCTTTGCACTATTCACAGTTACGTCATAGAAGATTCTGACTCAGACTCTGAATGTAACGCACCACGTGGCATGGATAAGGAGTATGGGGACGACTTTTATCTGGATTCAAAATGGAGTACGTGGTGTTAG
- the LOC138002844 gene encoding GRB2-related adapter protein-like isoform X2, with protein sequence MDIENDFPDNVYTLKKAKKKKIQTLKPLLPGGGDIQTKVDEDDDSDSGISQVYSPGIQSSFSLPDIAKTELATKLAAATPAHPAHIKARVLWKYDAVDPIDLRAEKGEILLLLYRVKSKVFAVNNKGKRGYIPFNYCTVLRKNDFSTSGVFSSDVERVNGERNFRPVRVYYHDDCLTQENSSLHRYNSHSLTNADSFLDLREQFCSSSLQRCRSDESLVGGTKYNSRTRNLSSSLEDLSDDNRTTSMVSQLIRWDRRAPETFRRRQKAQVTHFRKFENEAVVVVFDFRASDENDVDVRRGEVVTVLNRDDADWWWVLRSDGKEGFIPSSYVSIEAVRLSVESTPRSTDSTASGSSEGSINQVRFQEPLCTIHSYVIEDSDSDSECNAPRGMDKEYGDDFYLDSKWSTWC encoded by the exons ATGGATATCGAAAATGATTTTCCAGACAACG TGTACACCCtgaaaaaggcaaaaaagaaaaaaatccaaacACTGAAGCCACTCTTACCAGGAGGGGGCGATATACAAACGAAGGTTGATGAGGATGATGACAGCGACAGCGGCATCAGCCAAGTTTACAGTCCAGGGATTCAAAGTTCATTCTCACTCCCTGACATAGCAAAAACTGAACTGGCGACTAAACTTGCAGCAGCCACACCGGCGCACCCTGCTCATATCAAAGCAAGAGTGTTGTGGAAATATGATGCTGTAGATCCTATCGACTTGAGAGCCGAAAAGGGTGAAATACTCTTGCTTCTTTACAGAGTGAAAAGCAAAGTGTTTGCGGTGAACAACAAGGGAAAACGAGGATATATACCTTTTAATTACTGTACTGTGCTTCGCAAGAATGACTTTAGCACGAGCGGAGTGTTTTCTTCTGACGTTGAGCGTGTAAACGGAGAAAGAAACTTTAGGCCTGTTAGAGTTTATTATCACGACGATTGCTTAACGCAGGAAAACAGTTCTCTTCACAGGTATAACTCACATAGTTTGACTAACGCAGACAGCTTTTTAGATTTAAGAGAACAGTTTTGTTCCTCGTCCCTGCAGCGTTGTCGCAGCGATGAATCACTCGTTGGCGGCACCAAGTACAACTCGCGAACGCGTAATTTGTCGTCGTCGCTCGAGGACTTGTCTGATGACAACCGAACAACGTCGATGGTTTCCCAGCTTATTCGTTGGGATCGGAGAGCTCCGGAGACGTTTCGTCGGCGCCAGAAAGCTCAAGTGACGCACTTTCGTAAGTTTGAAAACGAAGCTGTCGTGGTCGTATTTGATTTTCGCGCATCCGACGAGAATGATGTTGATGTGAGACGAGGAGAGGTTGTTACTGTACTTAACAGAGATGACGCGGATTGGTGGTGGGTTCTACGATCTGATGGAAAAGAAGGATTTATTCCGAGTTCTTACGTGTCAATTGAAGCAGTTCGCTTATCAGTCG AGAGCACACCAAGAAGTACCGACAGCACTGCAAGCGGAAGCTCCGAAGGCAGTATAAACCAAGTTAGATTCCAAGAACCTCTTTGCACTATTCACAGTTACGTCATAGAAGATTCTGACTCAGACTCTGAATGTAACGCACCACGTGGCATGGATAAGGAGTATGGGGACGACTTTTATCTGGATTCAAAATGGAGTACGTGGTGTTAG
- the LOC138003350 gene encoding uncharacterized protein isoform X3, whose product MQSDLLTLNPKKAVIISKYHSPGISYEQVCRYPLKRGAIVEILCEKSVPFVARVCFDVDPVFGKILWTEICVSVNFSAGLSSWLFYQWQKVRQAEDHSCETFQLHLGRTCSVFIVKEKERNFSRHCKIHVQINIQRETCLCLEPDLSWSKRLLVVLVEFMQMQDAMAWLSTLGGAYSSMGEHIYRYSEKAGQISQQQLLVAMRLGNPILAAQCKVFAALSLIQQGKLKMASRIIREQYKLAGANGYAKDEKLIASCQAAWSRIQFLQKQKRV is encoded by the exons ATGCAAAGCGATTTGTTGACTTTAAACCCGAAGAAAGCCGTAATAATTTCAAAATATCACAGCCCAGGTATATCTTATGAACAGGTTTGCAGGTATCCTTTGAAACGTGGGGCAATTGTGGAAATATTGTGCGAAAAATCTGTGCCTTTCGTAGCACGAGTTTGCTTCGATGTTGACCCGGTCTTTGGCAAAATTCTTTggactgaaatttgcgtttcagTGAATTTCTCTGCTGGGTTATCGTCATGGCTGTTTTATCAGTGGCAAAAAG TTAGGCAGGCTGAGGATCACTCATGTGAAACCTTTCAGCTTCACCTTGGGAGGACATGCTCTGTATTCATTGtgaaggaaaaagaaagaaatttctCCAGACATTGCAAAATCCATGTTCAGATCAACATCCAGCGTGAAACATGCCTCTGTTTGGAGCCTGATCTTAGCTG GTCTAAGCGACTCCTTGTTGTTTTGGTGGAGTTCATGCAGATGCAGGATGCCATGGCATGGTTGTCAACTCTAGGTGGAGCTTATTCCTCTATGGGAGAACACATCTATAGATAT TCGGAAAAAGCTGGACAGATTTCACAACAGCAGTTACTGGTTGCCATGAGATTGGGCAATCCAATCCTTGCAGCTCAATGTAAAGTCTTTGCCGCCCTCAGTCTCATACAGCagggaaaattaaaaatggcCTCTAGAATAATAAG GGAACAGTATAAATTAGCAGGAGCAAATGGTTATGCCAAGGATGAAAAG CTGATAGCATCATGTCAAGCAGCTTGGAGTCGAATACAGTTCCTTCAGAAACAAAAAAGGGTATGA